A single window of Deltaproteobacteria bacterium DNA harbors:
- a CDS encoding GIY-YIG nuclease family protein — protein MDKPFCVYILASKRNGTLYIGVTSQLATRVWQHKSKVVEGFSA, from the coding sequence ATGGACAAGCCGTTCTGCGTTTACATCCTGGCCAGCAAACGGAACGGCACGCTGTACATTGGGGTGACCTCACAGCTGGCAACGCGGGTGTGGCAGCATAAGAGCAAGGTAGTGGAGGGTTTTTCGGCCA